One window of the Rhodothermales bacterium genome contains the following:
- a CDS encoding GDSL-type esterase/lipase family protein, with protein MTPVLRKSIFTIAAVLLPVVLLVTLEGMARMAGVAKETRSATKAIENEPGWTGFNPEYGSRYFRGFLPAVAFNPFLQEPPDSLFRVVVLGGSSAAGFPYQWYDGFPAALERRLASRATGQPLEVINLGMTAVNSYTLWDLSRHVVDLQPDAVVIYAGHNEFYGAFGVGNTAEWMPKGVWFGRMQLWLKRSALYNGLERLLLGPPDYGLSPAANERTMMARVVRNAAITLDGPDYEAGVRQFARNMADVLDTFHDTGIPVIAGTLVANLSGQPPLSRDAEALAVFRAGAEAEVRGDTAEARRQYTLARDLDGIRFRAPSAVNAEIRSWRDRPGVTVVDLEPVFNARATSGIPGYDLFTDHLHPTLEGYRMMADAFADAVDDVPGFRRNPVDIPWPASRRTDALSQAQAEILIERLLADYPFQPESSADVSGERYARLISARRSSGRLGDSLAVAVLTQGLPTQQGLYDGVQLALARGDTLEALWFYRSLFHWQSFNASLMQDGVSAGLSNPVLDPVVEELALFGAGRTDDAYFWNALAVTQLRQGRHASARTALAETQRVEPDNPVLYYNLARLELAAGDTLAARLAFERYRTLVE; from the coding sequence ATGACCCCTGTCCTCCGGAAATCCATCTTCACGATCGCCGCCGTACTCCTGCCGGTGGTGCTGCTGGTCACGCTGGAAGGTATGGCCCGGATGGCCGGAGTCGCAAAAGAAACCCGATCTGCAACCAAGGCCATTGAGAATGAGCCGGGCTGGACGGGATTCAATCCGGAATACGGCAGCCGCTACTTCCGCGGGTTCCTCCCTGCCGTGGCATTCAACCCGTTCCTCCAGGAGCCACCCGACAGCCTGTTCCGGGTGGTCGTGCTGGGCGGATCGTCGGCCGCCGGATTTCCCTATCAATGGTACGACGGATTTCCGGCCGCACTGGAACGACGGCTCGCATCGCGCGCTACCGGGCAGCCACTGGAAGTCATCAACCTGGGCATGACCGCGGTGAACAGCTACACGCTCTGGGACCTGTCCCGACATGTCGTGGACCTGCAACCAGATGCCGTGGTCATCTATGCGGGCCACAATGAATTCTACGGGGCGTTCGGCGTCGGGAATACGGCGGAGTGGATGCCGAAAGGCGTCTGGTTCGGGCGCATGCAACTGTGGCTCAAGCGGAGCGCGCTTTACAACGGACTGGAGCGGCTGCTGCTCGGGCCGCCCGATTACGGCCTCTCTCCCGCCGCCAATGAACGCACCATGATGGCCCGCGTGGTCCGGAACGCGGCCATCACCCTGGACGGACCCGACTACGAGGCCGGCGTCCGCCAATTCGCCCGCAACATGGCCGACGTCCTGGACACCTTCCACGATACCGGCATCCCCGTGATTGCCGGTACGCTGGTGGCAAACCTGTCCGGCCAACCCCCGTTGTCGCGGGACGCTGAGGCCCTCGCCGTCTTCCGTGCGGGCGCGGAAGCCGAAGTCCGGGGCGACACGGCCGAGGCCCGCCGGCAGTACACCCTGGCGCGGGACCTGGACGGCATCCGGTTCCGGGCGCCCTCTGCCGTGAATGCGGAAATCCGGTCCTGGCGGGATCGACCCGGCGTGACGGTCGTGGATCTGGAACCGGTGTTCAATGCCCGTGCCACATCGGGCATTCCCGGCTACGACCTGTTCACCGACCACCTGCATCCTACCCTGGAAGGGTATCGGATGATGGCCGATGCATTCGCCGACGCCGTTGACGACGTTCCCGGCTTCCGCCGGAATCCGGTGGATATTCCCTGGCCGGCCTCCAGGCGAACCGATGCGCTCAGCCAGGCCCAGGCGGAAATCCTGATTGAACGGCTCTTGGCCGATTACCCCTTCCAGCCCGAATCCAGTGCCGACGTATCGGGGGAACGGTACGCCCGGCTCATTTCGGCCCGGCGGTCATCGGGCCGGCTGGGTGATTCCCTGGCGGTCGCCGTGCTCACACAGGGATTGCCGACCCAGCAAGGGCTGTATGACGGCGTGCAACTGGCCCTTGCCCGGGGCGACACCCTGGAGGCGCTGTGGTTCTACCGGTCGCTGTTCCATTGGCAATCGTTCAACGCCTCGCTCATGCAGGACGGCGTCAGCGCCGGACTGTCGAATCCGGTCCTGGACCCCGTGGTCGAGGAACTGGCCCTGTTCGGTGCCGGTCGTACCGATGACGCCTATTTCTGGAATGCGCTGGCCGTTACGCAACTCCGGCAAGGGCGGCACGCCTCCGCACGCACGGCATTGGCCGAAACGCAACGGGTCGAACCGGACAATCCGGTCCTGTACTACAACCTGGCCCGCCTGGAACTTGCAGCTGGCGACACGCTGGCGGCACGCCTGGCGTTCGAACGCTACCGGACTCTGGTCGAGTAA
- a CDS encoding LuxR C-terminal-related transcriptional regulator produces MRRNHPNLVETAQLLSTKFYPPVWKEGMVERTRLVDRIDTGVHGAVTLVSAPAGSGKSTLLAEWLHSREGEASWLSLDQADNDPSLFWAYFVAALQRFEEGVGDLALAMLHSLEPLPAQAFLSTLINDVNAVQGDMVVVLDDYHIIERPEIHEGMSFFIDRMPPHLHLVLVSRAEPSLPLARLRGQGKLTEIPAGDLRFTVDETAEFFSGAVQVPVSTQTISELERRTEGWIAGLKLAALSMQGREDTDGFLSTFSGDHRYIADFLLEEVLQGQPVEVREFLLQSAHLQRLCGPLCDAVMDRTGSADILSMLEQQQLFVIPLDDKRYWYRYHHLFGDVLASLLQSEKPVLVPALHRRACAWFESEGHEADAIRHALAAKDNVHAADLVERSWRRMDRSFQADTWLSWAECIPENIILGRPVLSACYGWALLDTLQFDRAEKWVDHAEDLLDRASDVPVVVADEREYASLPATIAAARAYLAQAKGDIEATEQYARKTLELLPPDDHFYRAIPLVTLGLAQWRRGDLNEAWTSMSEALERFEFADNLIYAQRCHYALAELRLCQGRLTEGLASYERAAADNYDSGGPDVRRGVARVMLERGDLVGAEALMTENSTYERASARWYQVEADIAALSGDLERAVAVMDEAVSAPASERIPSWMPAASHRARLLLQAGRLEEVGIWARASGLSLDDSPSFSTAYDLAAYARWCLASGIGDVRNLLDVLANEAERSGRTGLLVDVNLQQARCSWESGDTEETRTRLADALDRAAPDGFVAPFLRESDMVGTLLPDMVAKGLGRDHAIHVLSALTARDEKPDVSTRTNADLLSPRELEVLRLIAAGLRNQDIADQLFISLATVKRHIANIYGKLEASHRTDAIIKARETGIL; encoded by the coding sequence GTGCGCAGAAACCACCCCAACTTGGTCGAGACGGCTCAGCTGCTGTCCACGAAATTCTATCCTCCGGTCTGGAAGGAGGGGATGGTGGAGCGAACGCGCCTGGTCGATCGGATTGACACGGGTGTCCATGGCGCGGTGACCCTGGTCTCCGCACCGGCAGGATCGGGGAAATCGACGCTCCTGGCCGAATGGCTCCATTCCCGGGAGGGAGAAGCCTCATGGCTGTCCCTGGATCAAGCCGATAACGACCCGTCCTTGTTCTGGGCCTATTTCGTGGCTGCGCTGCAACGGTTCGAGGAGGGCGTCGGCGATCTGGCGTTGGCCATGCTGCACTCTCTGGAGCCGTTGCCTGCGCAAGCCTTTCTTTCGACACTCATCAATGATGTCAATGCGGTGCAGGGCGACATGGTCGTTGTCCTGGACGACTACCATATCATTGAGCGCCCCGAGATCCACGAGGGCATGTCGTTCTTCATCGACCGAATGCCCCCCCATCTCCACCTGGTCCTCGTGTCCAGAGCAGAACCCTCTTTGCCACTGGCCCGACTCAGGGGGCAGGGTAAACTGACGGAGATTCCGGCCGGAGACCTCCGATTCACGGTGGATGAAACCGCGGAGTTCTTTTCCGGCGCCGTGCAGGTACCCGTTTCAACGCAGACCATATCCGAGTTGGAGCGTCGCACGGAAGGGTGGATTGCCGGATTGAAACTTGCGGCTTTGTCCATGCAGGGCCGGGAGGATACGGATGGATTCCTGTCGACCTTCTCTGGTGACCACCGATACATCGCCGATTTCCTGTTGGAGGAAGTGCTGCAGGGTCAGCCGGTAGAGGTGAGGGAGTTCCTGCTTCAATCTGCCCACCTGCAACGGCTATGTGGCCCACTTTGTGATGCCGTCATGGACCGAACCGGAAGTGCCGACATCCTGTCGATGCTTGAACAGCAACAACTGTTTGTCATTCCCCTGGACGATAAACGGTACTGGTACCGGTACCACCATTTGTTCGGCGACGTCCTGGCATCCTTGCTCCAATCAGAAAAGCCGGTGCTTGTGCCCGCCCTTCACCGGCGGGCCTGTGCATGGTTCGAATCGGAGGGGCACGAGGCCGATGCCATCCGTCATGCGCTGGCCGCAAAGGACAACGTACACGCCGCAGATCTTGTAGAACGTTCGTGGCGCCGAATGGACCGGAGTTTCCAGGCCGATACGTGGCTTTCGTGGGCCGAGTGCATTCCGGAAAACATCATCCTCGGTCGTCCCGTGCTGAGCGCCTGCTATGGCTGGGCACTCCTGGACACGCTGCAATTTGATCGCGCTGAGAAATGGGTGGACCATGCGGAAGACCTTCTCGACCGCGCGTCCGATGTCCCGGTTGTCGTAGCCGACGAACGCGAATACGCCTCCTTGCCAGCCACCATCGCCGCCGCCAGGGCCTATCTCGCGCAGGCCAAGGGCGATATCGAGGCGACGGAGCAATACGCCCGGAAAACGTTGGAGCTGCTCCCTCCGGATGATCATTTTTATCGGGCCATCCCGCTGGTTACCCTGGGACTGGCGCAGTGGCGAAGAGGGGACCTGAATGAGGCATGGACGTCCATGTCCGAGGCTTTGGAACGCTTCGAGTTTGCCGACAACCTCATCTATGCACAGCGTTGTCACTATGCACTCGCCGAGTTGCGTCTGTGTCAGGGGCGATTGACCGAGGGTCTGGCTTCCTACGAACGGGCCGCAGCAGACAACTACGATTCCGGTGGACCCGACGTGCGGCGTGGCGTGGCGCGCGTGATGCTGGAACGCGGTGACCTCGTCGGCGCGGAGGCATTGATGACGGAAAACAGCACGTATGAACGAGCCAGTGCACGATGGTATCAAGTCGAGGCAGACATCGCTGCACTCAGTGGCGATCTGGAACGAGCGGTAGCGGTGATGGACGAGGCCGTCTCGGCACCGGCTTCGGAACGCATACCGTCGTGGATGCCGGCTGCGTCCCATCGTGCCCGACTGCTCCTCCAGGCAGGACGTCTGGAGGAGGTCGGTATCTGGGCCCGCGCGTCCGGTCTTTCCCTGGATGACTCGCCTTCGTTCTCGACCGCGTACGACCTGGCCGCATACGCGCGTTGGTGCCTTGCGTCGGGAATCGGAGACGTCCGCAACCTCCTGGACGTTCTGGCCAATGAAGCGGAGCGAAGTGGTCGAACGGGATTGCTGGTCGACGTGAATTTGCAGCAGGCACGGTGTTCATGGGAATCGGGTGATACCGAGGAGACCCGGACGCGACTGGCAGACGCTTTGGATCGCGCAGCACCGGACGGTTTTGTTGCCCCGTTCCTGCGGGAATCGGACATGGTGGGCACGTTGCTTCCGGATATGGTGGCGAAGGGCCTCGGCCGGGATCATGCCATCCATGTACTGAGCGCACTCACGGCCCGTGATGAGAAACCGGATGTCTCCACGCGAACCAATGCCGACCTGTTGTCGCCCCGCGAGCTGGAAGTCCTGCGACTGATTGCAGCCGGGCTCCGCAATCAGGATATAGCCGATCAGCTGTTCATCAGCCTTGCGACCGTAAAACGGCACATCGCCAACATCTATGGCAAACTGGAGGCATCCCACCGGACGGATGCCATCATCAAAGCCCGGGAAACCGGCATCCTCTAG
- a CDS encoding MFS transporter: MDTNARHTLFTALAVSLGGFLFGFDASVISGVIRFIRPEFGLTDIQLGWVVSSPSISAMVSMLAAGPVSDRLGRKHVLLLVAFLYVVSAVMSAMAVSFTMLVAARMLGGVAFGAALVLAPMYIAEIAPSNNRGFLVSVQQLNIVLGFSVAYFSNYLILTGIEGDGVIAGLIHDGNAWRWMLGVEAIPAVAYFFLLFTVPQSPRWLYASGRTSEALAVLTELHGKDAASLEASELERVLQLGEPRRAPFRALLHPSVRYVLGVALLLGVLQQITGVNAIYFYVTIIFEQSGIGANASFAQAVWVGIVNVVFTILAMLLIDRMGRRPLMLAGLAGIAVAMCITAYGFSGATYSLSADDLDAFPVEVQEKLERMEGKVFEGDVAFKQTARAVLGETLYRNHEARLVEQSISMNPYVVLFGVLLFVAAFAASLGPVMWVMLSELFPTRLRAVGLSVTGFLNSFVSWMVQFIFPWELSVLGNTGTFLLYGVFALIGLGILYAVMPETKGKSLEELEAHFSSGARG; encoded by the coding sequence ATGGACACCAATGCCCGGCATACCCTGTTCACCGCCCTTGCGGTGTCGCTGGGAGGATTCCTGTTCGGCTTCGATGCATCGGTCATATCCGGGGTCATCCGGTTCATCCGTCCGGAATTCGGGCTGACGGATATCCAGCTTGGCTGGGTGGTGAGTTCGCCGTCCATCTCTGCCATGGTATCCATGCTGGCGGCCGGCCCCGTGAGTGATCGGCTGGGGCGCAAGCATGTGCTGCTGTTGGTGGCGTTCCTGTACGTGGTGTCAGCGGTCATGTCGGCCATGGCGGTCAGTTTCACCATGCTCGTGGCCGCGCGGATGCTCGGGGGCGTGGCCTTCGGAGCGGCGCTCGTCCTGGCGCCCATGTACATCGCCGAGATCGCGCCGTCGAACAACCGGGGATTCCTGGTATCGGTCCAGCAGCTGAACATTGTACTGGGGTTCTCGGTCGCCTACTTCTCGAATTACCTCATCCTGACCGGCATTGAAGGGGACGGGGTGATTGCTGGACTCATCCACGACGGAAATGCCTGGCGCTGGATGCTCGGCGTGGAGGCCATTCCGGCCGTTGCCTATTTCTTCCTGCTGTTCACCGTACCCCAGAGTCCGCGATGGCTCTATGCATCCGGTCGAACAAGCGAAGCGCTGGCCGTGCTGACCGAGTTGCACGGAAAGGACGCAGCCTCCCTGGAAGCCTCCGAACTCGAGCGGGTCCTCCAGTTGGGCGAACCGCGGAGGGCTCCGTTCCGGGCCTTGCTGCATCCATCGGTCCGGTATGTGCTCGGTGTGGCGCTGCTGCTGGGTGTGCTCCAGCAGATCACGGGCGTCAACGCCATCTATTTCTATGTGACCATCATCTTCGAGCAGTCCGGAATCGGGGCGAATGCATCGTTTGCCCAAGCGGTCTGGGTGGGCATAGTCAATGTGGTGTTCACCATCCTGGCCATGTTGCTGATTGACCGGATGGGGCGGAGGCCGCTCATGCTCGCCGGCCTCGCGGGGATCGCGGTGGCCATGTGCATTACCGCGTACGGCTTCAGTGGGGCCACCTATTCCCTGTCGGCGGACGATCTGGACGCGTTTCCGGTGGAGGTCCAGGAAAAACTGGAACGGATGGAGGGAAAGGTCTTCGAGGGAGACGTCGCGTTCAAACAGACGGCCCGGGCGGTGTTGGGTGAGACGCTGTACCGGAACCACGAGGCCCGGCTGGTGGAGCAGTCCATTTCCATGAATCCGTATGTCGTGTTGTTCGGGGTGCTGCTGTTCGTGGCTGCGTTCGCCGCATCGCTCGGTCCGGTCATGTGGGTCATGTTGTCGGAGTTGTTTCCGACACGCCTGCGGGCCGTCGGCCTCTCGGTCACGGGATTCCTGAACTCGTTTGTCAGCTGGATGGTGCAGTTCATCTTTCCCTGGGAGTTGTCTGTCCTCGGCAATACCGGCACGTTCCTGCTGTATGGCGTGTTCGCCTTGATCGGTCTGGGAATCCTGTATGCCGTGATGCCGGAGACGAAAGGAAAGTCCCTGGAAGAGCTGGAAGCCCACTTCTCATCGGGAGCGCGCGGCTGA
- a CDS encoding sugar MFS transporter — translation MASESRSYRLPFIIVTSLFFLWGFITVLVDAFIPRLKAVFELSFFEAGLAQFAFFMAYALVSIPGGYLIARIGYKKGVVVGLLGMGLGCLVFWPAAEFRIFGIFLMAMFLLAAGITTLQVAANPYVAALGSPETASSRLNLAQAFNSLGTTLAPLVSAAFILGSVVLTGSEIEALGETARTAYYATEAAAVQAPFLILAGIFVVLAFAFSRFNLPAILDTDHHRSGNYAHVLRSRRLMFGALGIFVYVGAEVSIGSYLVNYFLETGMPQAVLDSALLSGLASWLSGSDPGTLIPARLAGTFVFFYWGGAMMGRFVGAALMQRFRPGLILSLFAGGAVTLLVIAASTTGSVAMWAPLFVGLCNSVMFPTIFTLGIEGLDEHTAQGSGILCTAIVGGAIIPPLFGALGDSIGLQMAFLLPAACYVYISWYGYSTRVR, via the coding sequence ATGGCGTCCGAATCACGCAGTTATCGCCTTCCCTTCATCATTGTCACGAGCCTGTTTTTCCTCTGGGGATTCATCACGGTGCTCGTGGATGCGTTCATCCCCCGACTGAAGGCGGTCTTTGAATTGTCGTTTTTCGAGGCGGGCCTGGCCCAGTTCGCCTTTTTCATGGCGTACGCCCTGGTTTCCATTCCCGGGGGATACCTGATAGCACGCATCGGATACAAAAAAGGCGTGGTGGTCGGGCTGCTGGGCATGGGTCTGGGATGCCTGGTCTTCTGGCCCGCCGCGGAGTTCCGCATCTTCGGCATCTTCCTGATGGCCATGTTCCTGTTGGCGGCCGGGATCACGACGCTCCAGGTAGCGGCCAATCCGTATGTCGCGGCGCTCGGATCGCCGGAAACGGCATCGAGCCGATTGAACCTTGCGCAGGCCTTCAATTCGCTCGGAACCACGCTGGCACCGCTCGTCAGCGCGGCATTCATCCTGGGCAGCGTCGTCTTGACGGGCTCGGAAATCGAAGCGCTGGGCGAGACGGCGCGGACGGCATACTACGCCACCGAGGCGGCGGCGGTACAGGCCCCGTTCCTCATCCTGGCGGGTATTTTCGTGGTCCTGGCGTTCGCGTTTTCCCGATTCAACCTGCCAGCCATCCTGGATACCGATCACCACCGGTCCGGCAACTACGCACATGTCCTCCGCTCCCGTCGTCTCATGTTCGGGGCGCTGGGCATTTTCGTGTACGTCGGGGCCGAAGTATCCATTGGCAGCTATCTCGTCAATTATTTCCTGGAGACCGGCATGCCGCAGGCCGTGCTGGACTCCGCGCTGCTGTCGGGACTGGCGTCGTGGCTGTCGGGGTCGGATCCCGGGACCCTCATTCCCGCGCGCCTGGCCGGTACATTCGTGTTCTTCTACTGGGGCGGGGCCATGATGGGGCGGTTCGTAGGTGCGGCCCTCATGCAACGGTTCCGGCCGGGGCTCATCCTGTCCCTGTTTGCGGGGGGTGCCGTGACCCTGCTGGTCATTGCGGCATCCACCACGGGCAGCGTGGCCATGTGGGCGCCGCTATTCGTCGGACTGTGCAACTCGGTCATGTTTCCGACCATCTTCACGCTGGGCATCGAGGGGCTCGACGAGCACACGGCCCAGGGCTCCGGCATCCTGTGCACGGCCATTGTGGGAGGTGCCATCATTCCGCCGTTGTTCGGTGCCCTCGGTGACTCCATCGGGCTGCAGATGGCCTTTCTGTTGCCGGCCGCCTGCTACGTCTACATCAGTTGGTACGGTTACTCGACCAGAGTCCGGTAG
- a CDS encoding ABC transporter permease gives MTRSHLKLAVRNLRRRPGYTAINVFGLAVGMASCLLILTYARSEWAYDQFHEEADRIHRVNIRAVTPGDDVEVKAGQPLPLARTLTESFPEISAATSVVAAPSMQLMVGSESQRNDVLFVEPGFFAVFSFPLLAGDTDRALAEPGSAVVSRTTAEQVWGHTDVVGETLRIRNGETFREFRVTGVAADVPANSSIQYDLLLPLQDHTTWTRYADAWTSWLSNTFFRLAPDASLESVRARLPAFAETNYAPMIQTWQILQWIGRDEGDFSLETQPLTRIHFTPEVQQSQTPTTDPRWPGFLLGLALAVLGVACINFTTLSIGRASRRAREVGMRKALGAGRAQLMRQFWGEAILLSALALVAALAMAEMALPFFSSLIGASMTLEYSAEGMLWLIGLALLTGLLAGAWPAVFLSGFRPIVVLKGGPLSGGNARWMQALVVLQFTLSISFIMAVMVVQDQVSFMQQADLGFHNDQVLVVETMTTDVKASERRVATLKEAWRDIPGVASVAASSSGMNKFLSWGAFGSADGEAHTIYTNRIDRDWLAALGVETTDGQAFTSDFPGNDTSFVLVNEALVREFGWENPIGEPVNNYGRVAGVVEDYHFQSLHSAVEPMLLTLADRGNAPYRYLFVRLAGEGAPASASSSAQRILADLEAAWRAEVPESPFTWSFLEDDLNVQYASERRAQRLMGAAALLAVLIACLGLFGLAAYAAERRTREIGIRKVVGAGTFSIVRLLSLEFVGLTMVAVILAVPLAWIQMERWLDGFAYRTEIGWTTPVAAGLLALGVALVTVSWHAVRAAQADPVDSLRYE, from the coding sequence ATGACCCGGAGTCACCTGAAGCTTGCCGTGCGCAACCTGCGCCGTCGTCCCGGTTACACCGCCATCAACGTATTCGGCCTGGCCGTCGGTATGGCCAGTTGCCTGCTCATACTGACGTATGCCCGGAGTGAATGGGCCTACGATCAGTTCCACGAGGAGGCCGATCGCATTCATCGGGTAAACATCCGGGCCGTGACGCCGGGGGACGATGTCGAAGTCAAGGCGGGACAGCCGTTGCCGCTGGCCCGAACGCTCACGGAGTCCTTTCCGGAGATATCGGCCGCCACCAGCGTGGTCGCGGCCCCGTCCATGCAACTCATGGTCGGATCTGAATCGCAGCGGAACGATGTCCTGTTCGTGGAGCCCGGCTTTTTCGCGGTCTTCTCCTTCCCGCTGCTGGCCGGAGATACAGACCGGGCGCTGGCCGAACCGGGCTCGGCGGTCGTCTCCCGGACGACCGCCGAGCAGGTCTGGGGACATACCGACGTCGTGGGTGAAACGCTGCGCATCCGTAACGGAGAGACGTTCCGGGAATTCCGCGTGACCGGGGTGGCCGCGGATGTCCCGGCCAATTCGAGCATCCAGTATGACCTCCTGCTGCCGCTCCAGGACCACACGACGTGGACCCGGTATGCCGATGCCTGGACGAGTTGGTTGTCCAACACCTTCTTCCGCCTGGCGCCGGATGCCTCCCTGGAATCGGTCCGCGCGCGCCTGCCGGCGTTCGCCGAAACGAATTACGCTCCCATGATCCAGACCTGGCAGATCCTGCAATGGATTGGTCGGGATGAGGGGGATTTCAGCCTTGAAACCCAACCCCTCACGCGTATCCACTTCACGCCCGAGGTCCAGCAGTCCCAGACCCCCACCACCGACCCGCGCTGGCCCGGATTCCTGCTGGGGCTGGCCCTCGCTGTGCTCGGGGTAGCCTGCATCAATTTTACCACCCTCTCCATCGGGCGCGCCTCCCGGCGCGCCCGCGAGGTGGGCATGCGCAAAGCCCTTGGCGCCGGCCGGGCACAACTCATGCGGCAATTCTGGGGCGAAGCCATCCTGCTCAGTGCGCTCGCCCTGGTGGCAGCGCTCGCCATGGCCGAAATGGCGCTTCCCTTCTTCTCGTCCCTCATCGGAGCCTCCATGACGCTGGAATACTCGGCCGAGGGCATGCTGTGGCTCATCGGGCTGGCGCTGTTGACCGGCCTCCTGGCCGGAGCGTGGCCCGCCGTATTCCTGTCCGGATTCCGACCCATTGTGGTGCTGAAGGGCGGTCCGCTGTCGGGTGGCAATGCCCGCTGGATGCAAGCGCTTGTCGTGCTCCAGTTCACCCTGTCCATCAGCTTCATCATGGCGGTGATGGTCGTCCAGGACCAGGTGTCCTTCATGCAGCAGGCCGACCTCGGCTTCCACAACGACCAGGTCCTCGTCGTGGAGACCATGACCACGGACGTGAAGGCGTCCGAGCGCCGCGTGGCCACGCTCAAGGAAGCCTGGCGCGACATACCCGGCGTGGCGTCCGTGGCCGCGTCGTCCTCAGGGATGAACAAATTCCTGAGTTGGGGGGCATTCGGCAGCGCCGACGGCGAGGCGCACACCATCTACACCAACCGGATTGACCGGGACTGGCTGGCCGCCCTGGGTGTCGAAACCACCGACGGCCAGGCGTTCACATCCGATTTTCCCGGAAACGACACGTCGTTCGTACTCGTGAACGAGGCGCTGGTCCGGGAATTCGGGTGGGAAAACCCCATTGGCGAGCCCGTGAACAATTATGGCCGCGTAGCGGGCGTCGTGGAGGACTACCACTTCCAGTCGCTCCATTCCGCGGTCGAGCCCATGTTGCTGACGCTCGCCGACCGGGGCAATGCGCCGTACCGGTATCTGTTTGTCCGCCTGGCGGGCGAGGGCGCACCGGCATCCGCATCCTCATCCGCGCAACGCATACTCGCAGACCTGGAGGCCGCCTGGCGCGCCGAAGTCCCCGAATCGCCCTTTACGTGGTCCTTCCTGGAGGACGACCTGAATGTCCAGTATGCGTCGGAGCGCCGGGCGCAGCGCCTGATGGGCGCCGCCGCGTTGCTCGCCGTCCTCATTGCCTGCCTGGGCCTCTTCGGGCTGGCCGCCTATGCCGCTGAACGCCGTACCCGTGAAATCGGCATCCGCAAGGTCGTAGGCGCGGGCACGTTCTCGATTGTCCGGCTGCTCTCACTCGAGTTCGTCGGACTCACGATGGTGGCCGTCATCCTGGCGGTCCCGCTGGCATGGATCCAGATGGAGCGCTGGCTCGACGGCTTTGCCTACCGCACCGAGATCGGCTGGACGACACCGGTCGCCGCCGGGCTGCTGGCGCTCGGCGTAGCCCTCGTCACCGTCTCGTGGCATGCCGTCCGGGCAGCCCAGGCCGACCCGGTGGACAGTTTGCGGTACGAATAG
- a CDS encoding DUF2911 domain-containing protein, with protein sequence MKTTTPTFPSAGITRSGGAVALLAVLFLLAGCAEQPWSPSQDEARTWVSTLGADTVAVEQFTVEGQTLTGTQIERAPSTSRIDYTVMLDDAGHVASLESTNFNVIIQDSVAILNGADTVRVPTGVIPTLGRMPHSLYVVNQVLAQKRAGQDSIHLLFPNGSVNERMVTWQSPDQFALDFFGSPITGVFDESGQLIGTSGVETTVKRDVHRVEPFDLDASEARWMAMDAAGEGLGVPSPPAVASADVDGASIDIQYAQPAVRGRTIWGGIVPFNDVWRTGANAATHLTTDRALVLGGQTVPAGTYTLWSIFESADAGQLIVNAQTNQWGTSYDAAQDVLRVDMTAVTTAEPAERFTIHIRDTDAGGELVLAWDTTEWTVPFEVE encoded by the coding sequence ATGAAGACTACCACCCCGACTTTTCCATCCGCCGGCATCACACGGAGCGGAGGTGCTGTCGCCCTTCTCGCCGTCCTTTTCCTGCTGGCCGGATGCGCCGAGCAGCCCTGGAGTCCGTCTCAGGATGAGGCCCGGACTTGGGTGTCCACGCTCGGCGCGGACACGGTGGCTGTCGAACAGTTCACGGTTGAAGGACAGACCCTGACGGGAACGCAGATTGAACGCGCGCCGAGCACGTCCCGGATTGATTACACGGTCATGTTGGACGACGCCGGTCACGTGGCGTCGCTGGAATCCACCAATTTCAACGTGATCATCCAGGATTCGGTGGCCATCCTGAATGGCGCGGACACGGTCCGCGTCCCGACGGGCGTCATACCGACGCTTGGGCGGATGCCGCACTCCCTGTATGTCGTAAATCAGGTCCTGGCGCAGAAACGGGCCGGTCAGGACAGCATCCACCTGTTGTTTCCCAACGGCAGCGTCAACGAACGCATGGTGACGTGGCAGTCACCGGACCAATTCGCCCTCGACTTCTTCGGCAGTCCCATTACCGGCGTCTTCGATGAAAGCGGCCAATTGATCGGTACCTCCGGCGTCGAAACAACCGTCAAGCGGGACGTCCATCGCGTGGAGCCGTTCGATCTCGACGCATCGGAAGCGCGGTGGATGGCCATGGATGCCGCAGGCGAAGGGCTTGGCGTGCCGTCGCCACCGGCCGTGGCCAGCGCAGACGTGGACGGCGCATCCATCGACATCCAGTATGCCCAGCCCGCTGTCCGTGGACGGACCATCTGGGGCGGCATCGTGCCGTTCAACGACGTCTGGCGTACGGGCGCCAACGCGGCGACGCACCTGACCACCGACCGGGCACTCGTGCTGGGTGGCCAGACGGTGCCGGCTGGCACGTATACGCTGTGGAGCATCTTCGAGAGCGCTGACGCCGGGCAGCTCATAGTGAACGCCCAGACAAACCAGTGGGGCACCAGTTACGATGCCGCGCAGGACGTGCTCCGGGTCGACATGACCGCTGTCACGACCGCCGAGCCAGCCGAGCGGTTCACCATCCACATCCGGGATACGGATGCGGGAGGCGAACTGGTCCTGGCCTGGGATACCACGGAATGGACCGTACCGTTCGAGGTGGAATAG